One genomic region from Vannielia litorea encodes:
- the tmk gene encoding dTMP kinase, producing MTQPHGFFITLEGIDGAGKSTQARALGAWAESEGREVVLTREPGGSAGAEEIRRLLVEGAPDRWSGETETLLFTAARRDHLERVITPALAAGKVVISDRFADSTRVYQGAARGELREFVDALHALAIGREPDLTLILDMDPEVALARGLARASGEDRFEEEGLAFQQKLRAGFLALAEANPARCRLIDAGRPAEAITADVITAVREHMR from the coding sequence ATGACGCAGCCTCACGGGTTTTTCATCACCCTCGAAGGGATTGACGGCGCCGGGAAATCCACCCAGGCGCGGGCGCTTGGCGCGTGGGCCGAGAGCGAGGGCCGCGAGGTGGTGCTCACCCGCGAACCCGGCGGCTCCGCAGGGGCCGAGGAGATCCGCCGCCTACTTGTGGAAGGCGCGCCGGACCGCTGGTCTGGCGAGACAGAAACGCTGCTCTTCACCGCCGCGCGGCGCGACCATCTGGAGCGCGTCATCACCCCCGCCCTCGCCGCGGGCAAGGTGGTGATCTCCGACCGTTTCGCCGATTCAACCCGCGTCTACCAGGGCGCCGCACGGGGCGAGCTACGGGAGTTCGTCGACGCGCTGCACGCCCTCGCCATCGGGCGCGAGCCGGATCTCACCCTCATTCTCGACATGGACCCGGAGGTGGCGCTGGCCCGTGGCCTCGCCCGCGCCTCAGGCGAGGACCGCTTCGAGGAGGAGGGCCTCGCCTTTCAGCAGAAGCTCCGTGCCGGGTTCCTCGCGCTGGCCGAGGCCAACCCCGCCCGCTGCCGCCTGATCGACGCGGGCCGCCCCGCCGAGGCGATCACTGCCGATGTCATCACCGCCGTCCGGGAGCATATGCGATGA
- a CDS encoding DNA polymerase III subunit delta' — translation MSAAPLGVAEELPEADRLGDYPHPRHTETLYGQEEAEARFLAAFNSGRLPHAWLITGPRGIGKATLAWRIARFLISQPLDDGGGLFGEPDKPETLAVDPNHPVARRITAGSEGNLMLLRRKWVEKPAPARFKTVIDVESTRELKRFFAYSAAEKARRVVLIDSVDEMNASAANAVLKVLEEPPENTVLLLISHAPASLLPTIRSRCQILPCAPLSEASLTAALRGAGAEPPEDPVQRAALSALSEGSVATALQLIDDEGLTLYAALVALFRDLPRLDRPATLALAAKCGGRDAADRFRLTVRLIDTLLARTARTGALGPPAPEAAPGEAALLARLAPDTTRARAWAELAATLGARARAGAAVNLDAPALITDICLKISDAAASMRL, via the coding sequence ATGAGCGCCGCGCCCCTTGGCGTGGCCGAAGAGCTACCCGAGGCCGACCGCCTCGGCGACTACCCGCACCCGCGCCACACCGAAACCCTCTATGGGCAGGAAGAGGCCGAGGCCCGCTTTCTCGCCGCCTTCAACTCCGGCCGCCTTCCCCACGCCTGGCTCATTACCGGGCCGCGCGGCATCGGCAAGGCGACTCTCGCTTGGCGCATCGCCCGCTTCTTGATTTCGCAGCCTCTCGATGACGGTGGCGGTCTCTTCGGGGAGCCGGACAAGCCAGAGACCCTAGCGGTCGACCCAAACCACCCGGTTGCCCGCCGTATCACCGCAGGCTCCGAGGGCAACCTCATGCTGCTCCGCCGCAAATGGGTGGAAAAGCCCGCCCCCGCCCGGTTCAAGACCGTGATCGACGTGGAGAGCACACGCGAGCTGAAGCGTTTCTTCGCCTATTCCGCCGCCGAGAAGGCCCGGCGCGTGGTGCTTATCGACTCCGTCGACGAGATGAACGCCTCCGCCGCCAACGCAGTGCTGAAGGTGCTCGAGGAGCCGCCCGAAAACACCGTTCTCCTGCTCATCTCCCACGCGCCTGCCTCGCTGCTGCCCACCATCCGCTCGCGCTGCCAGATCCTGCCCTGTGCGCCGCTCTCCGAGGCCTCACTCACCGCCGCCCTGCGCGGCGCCGGGGCGGAGCCGCCGGAAGACCCGGTGCAACGCGCCGCGCTCTCCGCGCTCTCCGAGGGCTCGGTCGCCACCGCGCTGCAACTCATCGACGATGAAGGCCTCACGCTCTACGCCGCCCTGGTCGCGCTCTTCCGCGACCTGCCCCGGCTCGACCGCCCCGCCACGCTCGCGCTGGCGGCCAAATGCGGCGGGCGCGATGCCGCCGACCGCTTCCGCCTCACCGTGCGCCTGATCGACACCCTGCTGGCCCGCACCGCCCGCACCGGCGCGCTCGGCCCACCCGCGCCAGAGGCCGCGCCCGGCGAGGCCGCCCTGCTCGCCCGCCTCGCCCCCGATACCACACGCGCCCGCGCATGGGCCGAACTGGCCGCCACGCTCGGTGCCCGCGCCCGCGCTGGCGCGGCGGTGAACCTTGACGCCCCGGCCCTCATCACGGATATCTGCCTCAAGATCTCGGACGCCGCCGCCTCCATGCGGCTCTGA
- a CDS encoding TatD family hydrolase, whose amino-acid sequence MPPIITDSHCHLDFPDFEGELPEVIDRAKAAGVGRMVTICTKRAGLANVQAISETYDQVFHAFGIHPMSVEGEPLITVDELKAAAAHPKCVGIGETGLDYHYTAESAEVQQVSLRLHIEAARETGLPLIIHARAADDDMAAILREGYEDGPYSCVMHCFSSSAELAKAALDLGFYLSMSGIAAFPKSQELRDIFAAAPLDRVLVETDSPYLAPPPHRGKRNEPAYTAHTAKVGAEVFGLSYEEFAAATEANFERLFSKVAA is encoded by the coding sequence ATGCCCCCAATCATCACCGACAGCCATTGCCACCTCGATTTTCCCGACTTCGAGGGCGAATTGCCCGAGGTCATCGACCGGGCCAAGGCCGCAGGGGTGGGCCGGATGGTGACGATTTGCACCAAGCGGGCCGGGCTGGCGAATGTGCAGGCGATTTCCGAGACTTACGATCAGGTCTTCCACGCCTTCGGCATCCACCCGATGAGCGTGGAGGGCGAGCCGCTGATCACCGTAGATGAGCTGAAGGCCGCCGCCGCCCACCCTAAATGCGTCGGCATCGGCGAGACCGGACTCGATTATCACTACACCGCCGAAAGCGCCGAGGTTCAGCAGGTCTCGCTTCGCCTCCACATCGAGGCTGCCCGCGAGACCGGCCTGCCGCTGATCATCCACGCCCGCGCCGCCGATGACGACATGGCCGCCATCCTGCGCGAGGGCTACGAGGATGGCCCCTACAGCTGCGTCATGCATTGCTTCAGCTCCTCTGCAGAGCTGGCAAAGGCCGCGCTCGACCTCGGCTTCTATCTCTCCATGTCCGGCATCGCCGCCTTCCCCAAGAGCCAAGAGCTGCGCGATATCTTCGCCGCCGCCCCGCTCGACCGTGTGCTGGTGGAAACCGACAGCCCCTACCTCGCCCCCCCGCCCCACCGCGGCAAACGCAACGAGCCCGCCTATACCGCCCATACCGCCAAGGTCGGCGCAGAGGTCTTCGGCCTCAGCTATGAAGAGTTCGCCGCCGCCACCGAGGCCAACTTCGAGCGGCTCTTCAGCAAGGTCGCCGCGTGA
- a CDS encoding MBL fold metallo-hydrolase yields MSYRFTILGCGSSGGVPRLPDNWGDCDPNEPRNRRSRCSLLVERDGPEGTTRVLIDTSPDLRAQLLDAKVGALDGVAFTHAHADHTHGLDDLRQIVYNMRNRVKVWADGATTDDLIARFGYAFVQPPGSDYPPILDLRAIDGPFIVDGAGGPITLSPFEVEHGRIDALGFRIGGLAYLPDVSDIPDAAWLALQDLDIWVLDALRRAPHPSHVHLARALEWIERAAPRQAVLTNMHIDMDYAAVEAETPAHVTPAYDGMVLSLPA; encoded by the coding sequence GTGAGCTATCGCTTCACCATCCTCGGCTGCGGCTCTTCGGGCGGCGTGCCGCGCTTGCCCGACAATTGGGGCGATTGCGACCCGAACGAGCCCCGCAACCGCCGCAGCCGCTGCTCCCTGCTGGTGGAGCGTGACGGCCCCGAGGGCACCACGCGCGTGCTGATCGACACCTCTCCCGACCTGCGCGCGCAACTGCTCGATGCCAAGGTCGGCGCGCTCGATGGCGTCGCCTTCACCCATGCTCATGCCGACCATACCCACGGCCTCGATGACCTGCGCCAGATCGTCTACAACATGCGCAACCGGGTGAAGGTCTGGGCCGATGGCGCCACCACCGATGATCTGATCGCTCGTTTCGGTTATGCCTTCGTGCAACCGCCCGGCTCCGATTATCCGCCCATTCTCGACCTGCGAGCTATCGACGGGCCGTTCATCGTAGATGGCGCAGGCGGGCCGATCACCCTCTCGCCCTTCGAGGTAGAGCATGGCCGGATCGACGCGCTCGGCTTTCGCATCGGCGGGTTGGCCTACCTGCCGGACGTGTCCGACATCCCCGATGCCGCTTGGCTCGCGCTGCAAGACCTCGACATCTGGGTGCTCGATGCGCTTCGCCGCGCGCCCCACCCCTCCCATGTGCACCTCGCCCGAGCGCTGGAGTGGATCGAACGCGCCGCGCCCCGGCAGGCCGTGCTCACCAATATGCACATCGACATGGATTACGCCGCCGTCGAGGCCGAGACCCCAGCCCATGTGACCCCTGCCTATGACGGCATGGTCTTGAGCCTGCCGGCATGA
- a CDS encoding AEC family transporter has translation MSALTSVILPVFLVIGFGYLAVWKLNFKPEATDLLMGFAQNFSIPLLLFAAMTRLDLAASFQPALLLSFYAGAFVSFAAGIAGARFIFKREWEDSVVIGFACLFSNSLLLGLPITERAYGEEALTGNYAIIALHAPVLLTAGIVVMEFARAREAPLSALPGRVARNVFRNGFIIGILAGLAVNVTSLPVPAVIMDAADLIARAGLPAALFALGGVLYRYRPEGDIRVALMVCLLALGLHPAITWSLAHLTGVDTPGLRSATITAAMAPGVNAYIFANMYDRAKRVAATAVLFATGLTMLTAWGWLTLLP, from the coding sequence ATGAGCGCGCTCACTTCGGTCATACTTCCGGTCTTCCTCGTCATCGGCTTCGGCTACCTCGCGGTCTGGAAGCTGAACTTCAAGCCCGAGGCGACCGATCTGCTGATGGGCTTCGCCCAGAACTTCTCGATCCCGCTCCTGCTCTTCGCCGCCATGACCCGGCTCGATCTGGCGGCGAGCTTCCAACCGGCGCTGTTGCTGTCGTTTTATGCCGGCGCCTTCGTCAGCTTCGCCGCAGGCATCGCGGGGGCGCGGTTTATCTTCAAACGCGAGTGGGAAGATTCGGTCGTGATCGGCTTCGCCTGCCTCTTCTCCAACTCGCTGCTGCTGGGCCTGCCGATCACCGAGCGCGCCTATGGTGAGGAAGCGCTGACCGGCAACTACGCCATCATCGCCCTGCACGCCCCCGTTCTGCTGACCGCCGGCATCGTAGTGATGGAGTTCGCCCGCGCCCGTGAGGCGCCCCTCTCCGCCCTGCCCGGCCGCGTGGCGCGCAACGTGTTTCGCAACGGTTTCATCATCGGCATCCTCGCCGGTCTCGCCGTCAACGTGACCAGCCTGCCGGTGCCGGCTGTTATTATGGACGCGGCCGATCTCATCGCCCGCGCGGGCTTGCCTGCCGCGCTCTTCGCGCTCGGCGGCGTGCTCTACCGCTACCGCCCCGAGGGCGATATCCGCGTGGCGCTGATGGTCTGCCTGCTGGCCCTCGGGTTGCACCCGGCCATCACATGGAGCCTCGCCCATCTCACCGGGGTCGACACCCCCGGCCTGCGTTCGGCCACCATCACCGCCGCAATGGCACCGGGCGTGAACGCCTATATCTTCGCCAACATGTATGATCGCGCCAAACGCGTGGCCGCCACTGCGGTGCTCTTCGCCACCGGCCTTACGATGCTCACCGCCTGGGGCTGGCTCACGCTGCTGCCGTAA
- a CDS encoding ABC transporter permease produces MSDVPAATPQDETDAAGRLVAADGTPLKRSLARALRRQKLRALLLIAPLLLFILLTFIAPIADMLFRSVENDIVSRTLPETVETLEEWDYSSGELPDDAAYLALYRDLSVATEYKTHTRLGSRLNYETSGISSLFRKTGRGVEDMGELYQDQFEDLDAAWKEPETWARLMASEEWLAAEDRAATPLELRDGIAGALPNTARAYEQFAEFTQNEDGDDPAEEDPWAYVYAMLWLDLTGPVQMDAYQGPDAALLEAAAEAAPGFESQTWRAGFADIDNDWEDVEVWGTIKAYSGEFTSGYFLNSVDLQLTPEGIEKQDENQRIYLKLFWRTIVMSLAITFSCILLGYPVAWLLANLPMRVSNVLMILVLLPFWTSLLVRTSAWKVLLQQQGVINDILVWIGLISDANRLVMINNVTGTIIAMTHILLPFMILPMYSVMQTIPPSYLRAAKSLGATNWVAFWRVYFPQSVPGIGAGSILVFILAIGYYITPELVGGTKGVFISNRIAYHISTSLNWGLAAALGTILLAAVLLLYWAYDKIVGIDNVKLG; encoded by the coding sequence ATGTCTGATGTGCCCGCCGCAACGCCGCAGGACGAGACCGACGCCGCAGGTCGGCTTGTCGCCGCAGACGGCACCCCGCTGAAGCGCAGCCTCGCGCGCGCCCTGCGCCGCCAGAAGCTGCGCGCGCTTTTGCTGATCGCGCCGCTGCTGCTGTTCATCCTGCTGACCTTCATCGCGCCCATCGCCGACATGCTGTTCCGCTCGGTCGAGAACGACATCGTCAGCCGCACCCTGCCAGAGACGGTGGAGACGCTGGAAGAGTGGGATTATTCAAGCGGCGAGCTGCCCGATGACGCGGCCTACCTCGCGCTCTACCGCGACCTTTCGGTCGCCACCGAATACAAGACACACACCCGCCTCGGCTCCCGCCTGAATTACGAAACCTCGGGCATCTCCTCGCTCTTCCGCAAGACCGGCCGGGGCGTGGAAGACATGGGCGAGCTGTATCAGGACCAGTTCGAGGATCTCGACGCGGCGTGGAAAGAGCCTGAAACATGGGCCCGGCTGATGGCCTCGGAAGAGTGGCTCGCCGCGGAAGACCGCGCGGCCACGCCGCTGGAGCTGCGCGACGGGATCGCCGGGGCGCTGCCCAACACCGCCCGCGCCTATGAGCAGTTCGCGGAGTTCACGCAAAACGAGGATGGCGACGACCCGGCCGAGGAAGACCCCTGGGCCTATGTCTACGCCATGCTCTGGCTCGACCTGACCGGCCCGGTGCAGATGGATGCCTACCAAGGCCCCGACGCGGCCCTGCTGGAAGCCGCCGCCGAGGCGGCACCCGGCTTCGAGAGCCAGACGTGGCGCGCGGGCTTTGCCGACATCGACAACGACTGGGAGGATGTCGAGGTCTGGGGCACGATCAAGGCCTACTCGGGCGAGTTCACCTCGGGCTACTTCCTCAACTCGGTCGACCTGCAACTCACGCCAGAGGGCATCGAGAAGCAGGACGAGAACCAGCGCATCTATCTCAAGCTGTTCTGGCGCACGATCGTCATGTCTCTCGCAATCACCTTCAGCTGCATCCTGCTGGGCTACCCGGTGGCGTGGCTGCTGGCCAACCTGCCGATGCGGGTGAGCAATGTGCTGATGATCCTCGTGTTGCTGCCGTTCTGGACTTCGCTTCTGGTGCGGACCAGCGCGTGGAAGGTGCTGCTGCAACAGCAGGGGGTGATCAACGATATCCTCGTCTGGATCGGGCTCATATCCGATGCCAACCGTTTGGTGATGATCAACAACGTCACCGGCACGATCATCGCGATGACGCATATCCTGCTGCCCTTCATGATCCTGCCGATGTACTCGGTGATGCAGACCATTCCGCCGAGCTACCTGCGTGCGGCAAAATCGCTGGGCGCGACCAACTGGGTGGCCTTCTGGCGGGTCTATTTTCCGCAATCGGTGCCAGGCATCGGGGCGGGGTCGATCCTCGTGTTCATCCTTGCCATCGGCTACTACATCACGCCCGAACTGGTGGGCGGGACCAAGGGGGTCTTTATCTCGAACCGGATCGCCTACCACATCTCGACCTCGCTCAACTGGGGCCTCGCGGCCGCGCTGGGCACGATTCTTCTGGCAGCGGTTCTGCTGCTCTACTGGGCCTATGACAAGATCGTGGGCATCGACAACGTGAAGCTGGGGTAG
- a CDS encoding DUF1330 domain-containing protein, with product MPKGYIIGHIVVNDPEGYKAYVTGDTPILKAHGARFLVRGGKSEAPEGDVPEGQRHVVFEFDSFEAAKAAYEDPAYQEISLIRKATAESTIILVEGHTDV from the coding sequence ATGCCCAAGGGCTACATCATCGGCCATATCGTCGTGAACGATCCGGAAGGCTACAAGGCCTACGTCACCGGCGACACGCCCATCCTCAAGGCTCATGGCGCGCGCTTCCTTGTCCGTGGCGGCAAGTCCGAGGCGCCGGAGGGCGATGTGCCCGAGGGCCAGCGCCATGTGGTCTTCGAGTTCGACTCATTCGAGGCCGCCAAGGCCGCCTATGAAGACCCTGCCTATCAGGAGATCTCGCTGATCCGGAAGGCCACCGCCGAGAGCACGATTATCCTCGTTGAAGGGCACACGGATGTCTGA
- a CDS encoding extracellular solute-binding protein, whose product MTMKKTILATTALTLVAGGVAAQDMADSMTVVSWGGAYQASQQKAYTEPYLAANDGVSVTWDESSPEAVAKLRAMNEAGNITWDLVDVEAADAIRLCDEGLAMEYDPEELAASPDGTSAEDDFGDMLVSDCFIPQIVFSTTFGYRTDMVPEGVEPPTGACDVFDLEKYPGKRALNKQPIANMEWALLCDGVAYDDVYDVLETDEGQAQAFAKLDTIKDETIWWSASAEPIQMLADGEVFMGSAYNGRLFSAIVEQDQPIGMAWDWQMFDIDGWVVPAGLPEDRLARVKDFLFYATDTQRLADQAKYISYGPARASSAPLVGQHAELGIEMAPHMPTDPNNAENTFVNNYSWWADYRDDLDAKFQAWLAQ is encoded by the coding sequence ATGACCATGAAGAAAACCATTCTGGCGACGACCGCCCTGACCCTCGTGGCAGGCGGCGTGGCCGCGCAAGACATGGCCGACAGCATGACTGTCGTCTCCTGGGGCGGCGCCTATCAGGCCTCGCAGCAGAAGGCCTACACCGAGCCCTATCTGGCCGCGAATGACGGCGTTTCCGTCACCTGGGATGAAAGCTCCCCCGAGGCCGTGGCCAAGCTGCGCGCCATGAACGAGGCCGGCAACATCACCTGGGATCTCGTCGACGTGGAAGCCGCCGACGCCATCCGCCTGTGCGACGAAGGCCTCGCGATGGAGTATGACCCCGAGGAGCTGGCTGCCTCTCCCGATGGCACCTCTGCCGAGGATGACTTCGGCGATATGCTGGTGAGCGACTGCTTCATCCCCCAGATCGTGTTCTCGACAACCTTCGGCTACCGCACCGACATGGTGCCTGAGGGCGTTGAGCCGCCGACCGGCGCCTGCGACGTGTTCGACCTCGAGAAGTACCCGGGCAAGCGCGCGCTGAACAAGCAGCCGATCGCCAACATGGAGTGGGCGCTGCTCTGCGACGGCGTGGCCTACGATGACGTGTACGACGTGCTCGAAACCGACGAAGGCCAGGCACAGGCCTTTGCCAAGCTCGACACCATCAAGGACGAGACCATCTGGTGGTCGGCTTCCGCCGAACCGATCCAGATGCTGGCTGACGGCGAGGTCTTCATGGGCTCCGCCTACAACGGTCGCCTGTTCTCGGCCATCGTCGAGCAGGACCAGCCGATCGGCATGGCCTGGGATTGGCAGATGTTCGACATCGACGGCTGGGTCGTGCCCGCCGGTCTGCCCGAGGATCGTCTGGCCCGTGTGAAGGACTTCCTGTTCTACGCCACCGACACCCAGCGTCTGGCGGATCAGGCCAAGTACATCTCCTACGGTCCGGCCCGCGCGTCTTCTGCCCCGCTGGTGGGTCAGCACGCCGAGCTCGGCATCGAGATGGCACCCCACATGCCGACCGATCCGAACAACGCGGAGAACACCTTCGTGAACAACTACAGCTGGTGGGCTGACTACCGCGACGATCTGGACGCCAAGTTCCAGGCCTGGCTCGCGCAGTAA
- a CDS encoding ABC transporter ATP-binding protein: protein MLDQSADGAFVEFERVQKSYDGETLVVKDLNLSMPRGEFLTMLGPSGSGKTTCLMMLAGFETATHGDIRLAGKPINNIPPHKRGIGMVFQNYALFPHMTVAENLSFPLEVRGMSASEREGKIKRALDMVQMGAFGGRRPAQLSGGQQQRVALARALVFEPELVLMDEPLGALDKQLREHMQFEITRLAHELGITTVYVTHDQTEALTMSDRVAVFDDGRIQQLAPPDELYEAPQNSFVAQFIGENNTLEGVVAELKDGIAMVKLDGSDAVIEAKAVNVDKVGDRTRVSIRPERVETNPDRLQDNAHTLQAEVLEFIYMGDIYRTRLKVAGNENFVVKTRNAPDVARMTPGQTVQIGWLPEDCRALDA from the coding sequence TTGCTAGATCAGTCCGCCGATGGCGCCTTCGTAGAGTTCGAACGCGTCCAGAAGAGTTACGACGGCGAAACGCTTGTCGTGAAGGATCTCAACCTTTCGATGCCCAGGGGCGAGTTTCTGACGATGCTCGGCCCGTCAGGCTCGGGCAAGACCACCTGCCTGATGATGCTGGCCGGCTTCGAGACGGCGACCCACGGCGACATCCGCCTCGCGGGCAAGCCGATCAACAACATCCCGCCGCACAAGCGCGGCATCGGCATGGTGTTTCAGAACTACGCGCTGTTTCCGCATATGACGGTGGCCGAGAACCTCTCGTTCCCGCTCGAAGTGCGGGGCATGAGCGCCAGCGAGCGCGAGGGCAAGATCAAGCGCGCGCTCGACATGGTGCAGATGGGGGCCTTTGGCGGCCGCCGTCCGGCGCAGCTTTCGGGCGGTCAGCAGCAGCGTGTGGCCTTGGCCCGCGCGCTGGTGTTCGAGCCGGAGCTGGTGCTGATGGACGAGCCGCTGGGCGCGCTCGACAAGCAACTGCGCGAGCACATGCAGTTCGAGATCACGCGGCTGGCGCATGAGCTGGGGATCACCACGGTTTACGTAACCCACGACCAGACCGAGGCGCTCACCATGTCGGACCGCGTGGCGGTGTTCGACGACGGGCGCATCCAGCAGCTTGCGCCGCCGGACGAGCTTTACGAGGCGCCGCAGAACAGCTTCGTGGCCCAGTTCATCGGTGAGAACAACACGCTCGAGGGCGTGGTTGCCGAGCTGAAGGACGGGATCGCCATGGTCAAGCTCGATGGCTCCGACGCGGTGATCGAGGCCAAGGCGGTGAACGTCGACAAGGTCGGCGACCGCACCCGCGTGTCGATCCGCCCCGAGCGGGTGGAGACCAACCCCGACCGCTTGCAGGACAACGCCCATACACTTCAGGCCGAGGTGCTGGAGTTCATCTACATGGGCGACATCTACCGCACCCGCCTGAAGGTGGCGGGCAACGAGAATTTCGTGGTGAAAACCCGCAACGCGCCTGATGTGGCGCGGATGACACCGGGCCAGACGGTTCAGATCGGCTGGCTCCCCGAGGATTGCCGCGCGCTCGACGCCTGA
- a CDS encoding RidA family protein: MPAPITRLNPAAMPDSTALGYSQISVVEPGRMAFVSGQVAALPGGAPVPEGLAAQTEAALANCAAALADLGASPADIAMLRLYVVGLDDAAMGESFPLVLAWLEGAAPSITGIGVAALAGPDLKIEIEMVVRLPG, translated from the coding sequence ATGCCCGCCCCGATCACCCGCCTGAACCCCGCCGCCATGCCCGACAGCACCGCTTTGGGCTATTCCCAAATCTCGGTGGTGGAGCCGGGCCGCATGGCCTTCGTCTCCGGCCAGGTCGCCGCCCTGCCCGGCGGTGCGCCGGTCCCGGAAGGCCTCGCAGCTCAGACCGAGGCGGCGCTGGCCAACTGCGCCGCCGCGCTGGCCGACCTTGGCGCCAGCCCCGCCGATATCGCCATGCTGCGGCTCTACGTGGTGGGCCTCGATGACGCGGCAATGGGCGAGAGCTTTCCACTCGTGCTGGCATGGCTTGAGGGCGCGGCTCCCTCGATCACCGGCATCGGCGTGGCTGCGCTGGCAGGGCCAGACTTGAAGATCGAGATCGAAATGGTGGTGCGCCTGCCGGGGTAA
- a CDS encoding threonine ammonia-lyase, which produces MDLTADLIRQTHAAIAPDTVRTPLVRAARLSMMLGLELYLKLENLQHTNAFKARGALAKLLTLTEAERAAGVIACSAGNHAQGVAYHATRLGIPSVIVMPEGTPFNKVKRTGDFGAEVVLHGTGFDESVAFTLDLAARRGLTFIHPFDDPVVAAGQGTVALEMLEQNPQLDTIVVPVGGGGLIAGMATAAKALKPEVHVVGAQAEAFDAVKAAVEGHPGQTLGATLAEGIAVRAPSPANIEIIRRTVDRIDLATEAEIEDAVFDLLSHEKLVAEGAAGAGLAVIKKNAERFKGQQVGLVVCGGNIDSRMLSTLILRGLVRDGRITRLIFKLDDRPGQLAQIAAIIGEAGANVVEVIHQRMMQSVALKQAELEVVIEARDAGHVEEITAALKAAGFALRIGSEAV; this is translated from the coding sequence ATGGACCTGACCGCCGACCTCATCCGCCAGACCCACGCCGCCATTGCGCCCGACACGGTGCGCACCCCGCTGGTGCGCGCCGCCCGGCTCTCGATGATGCTGGGTCTGGAGCTCTACCTGAAGCTGGAAAACCTCCAGCATACCAACGCCTTCAAGGCCCGCGGGGCTCTCGCCAAGCTGCTGACGCTGACAGAGGCCGAGCGCGCGGCGGGCGTCATCGCCTGCTCGGCGGGCAACCATGCGCAGGGCGTGGCCTATCACGCCACCCGGCTCGGCATCCCCTCCGTCATCGTCATGCCCGAGGGCACGCCCTTCAACAAGGTCAAGCGCACCGGCGACTTCGGCGCCGAGGTCGTGCTCCACGGCACCGGGTTTGACGAGAGCGTGGCCTTCACCCTTGATCTGGCCGCCAGGCGCGGGCTGACCTTCATCCACCCGTTCGATGACCCTGTGGTCGCCGCAGGCCAAGGCACCGTGGCGCTCGAAATGCTGGAGCAGAACCCGCAGCTCGATACCATCGTCGTGCCCGTGGGCGGCGGCGGGCTGATCGCGGGCATGGCCACGGCGGCAAAGGCGCTCAAGCCCGAGGTCCATGTGGTGGGCGCGCAGGCCGAGGCCTTCGACGCGGTCAAAGCGGCGGTCGAGGGCCACCCGGGCCAGACCCTCGGCGCAACCCTCGCCGAGGGCATCGCCGTCCGCGCGCCCTCCCCCGCCAATATCGAGATCATCCGCCGCACAGTCGACCGGATCGACCTCGCCACCGAGGCCGAGATCGAGGACGCCGTCTTCGATCTGCTCTCGCACGAGAAGCTGGTGGCCGAGGGCGCGGCGGGTGCGGGCCTCGCTGTGATCAAGAAGAACGCCGAGCGCTTCAAGGGCCAGCAGGTCGGCCTCGTCGTCTGCGGTGGCAACATCGACAGCCGGATGCTCTCCACCCTCATCCTGCGCGGCCTCGTGCGCGATGGGCGCATCACCCGGCTGATCTTCAAGCTCGATGACCGCCCCGGCCAGCTCGCCCAGATCGCCGCCATCATCGGCGAGGCGGGCGCCAATGTGGTCGAGGTGATCCACCAGCGGATGATGCAATCGGTGGCGCTCAAGCAGGCCGAACTCGAGGTGGTGATCGAGGCGCGCGACGCAGGCCATGTGGAAGAGATCACCGCCGCGCTGAAGGCGGCAGGCTTCGCGCTCCGGATCGGGTCAGAGGCCGTTTAG
- a CDS encoding GNAT family N-acetyltransferase: MAGEFKVIPAGEAARPVIANLLQLYLYDMAPYFGARVNAAGRYDHDILEEAWAHPYLFTLEGAPAGFALITRECTIRERGPCWYVAEFGILRPYQERGLGRRAFQALLEANPGEWEVTWYDGNRPASAFWPRVIPQAGREEHRLQVNGMDWTSVAFNV; encoded by the coding sequence GTGGCTGGAGAGTTCAAGGTCATCCCGGCGGGGGAGGCGGCGCGGCCTGTCATCGCCAACCTGCTCCAGCTCTATCTTTATGACATGGCGCCCTACTTCGGTGCCCGGGTCAATGCGGCGGGGCGCTATGACCATGACATCCTCGAAGAGGCATGGGCGCACCCCTATCTCTTTACGCTGGAGGGCGCTCCTGCGGGCTTTGCCCTGATCACCCGTGAGTGCACCATCCGCGAGCGCGGCCCCTGCTGGTATGTCGCCGAGTTCGGGATCCTGCGGCCCTATCAGGAGCGCGGCCTCGGGCGGCGGGCGTTTCAGGCGCTGCTGGAGGCCAATCCCGGTGAGTGGGAGGTTACGTGGTATGACGGCAACCGCCCTGCCAGCGCCTTCTGGCCACGGGTGATCCCGCAGGCTGGGCGCGAGGAGCACCGGTTGCAAGTGAACGGGATGGATTGGACCTCGGTCGCCTTTAACGTCTGA